The DNA window CGCGGCGCACTCTCCGCGATGCTGCCGGAGGACGAGGCCCGGGCGCTCGCCGCCTGCGCCCCGCGGGGCGGCGCGGGCGCGGTGCCGCGAGCCGGTCACGCGCCCCACGTCGATCGCCCGCGGGAGACGGCCGAGGCGCTGGCGGCCTTCCTCGGGTCGGTCTCTCCGGGGGCCCCTACCGTATGACCCGTCCCGTCTGACCTGTCACCGCACGAGAGGAACACATGGTGAGGATCGCGATCCTGGGTACCGGAGCCGTCTGCCGGGTCCTGCTGCCGGCCTTCGCCCGGCTCGGCCACGAGGTGGTCGTCGGCACCCGGGATCCGGCGGCGACCGCCGCGGCCAACCCGGACCTGATCCGCGCCGCGGCCCGCCACACCGGTGCGGCACCGGTGCCGTTCGCGCAGGCCGCAGCCGGCGCCGACCTGGTGGTGAACGCCATCTCCGGGCCGTTCGCCGTGCAGGCACTCACCCCTCTGGCCGAGGTGCTGCGCGGTGTCGTCCTCATGGACGTCTCCAGCCCCTTCGACTTCACGGCAGAGGACGCCGTGCTGGACC is part of the Peterkaempfera bronchialis genome and encodes:
- a CDS encoding NADPH-dependent F420 reductase; its protein translation is MRIAILGTGAVCRVLLPAFARLGHEVVVGTRDPAATAAANPDLIRAAARHTGAAPVPFAQAAAGADLVVNAISGPFAVQALTPLAEVLRGVVLMDVSSPFDFTAEDAVLDPANTDSLGERLQRALPDTPVVKTLNTLAAVVMTAPGLVGGGDHSVFVSGDDPRAKAVVTGLLEALGWRDVIDLGGIRTARSTEMMLQAWLDLSRALSTDFFGFKIVRSG